Proteins encoded together in one Aurantiacibacter aquimixticola window:
- the smc gene encoding chromosome segregation protein SMC, translating to MEFRKLRLSGFKSFVEPSELRIEPGLTGVVGPNGCGKSNLLEAIRWVMGENSPKSMRSGGMEDVIFAGTAGRPPRDFAEVVLHAKDDKGEPLDVTRRIERGAGSAYRLNGSDVRAKDISLIFADAATGAHSPALVSQGKIAQVIAAKPTERRMMLEEAAGIAGLHVRRRDAESKLRSTEKNLERLEDLMAGLDTQMASLKRQAKQAERYKKLTDDIRMAEARLLFARWRDAASAAEAARAQAKEADEKVAGAQQTAKAAQAAQHKLAARLAELRDELADRRDDASAHGHRMAALASQLEAAEQRLKDLDRQKERLEEDRFEADRMTQDAAKALKQLEAALAEGEKVLEADEAARPDLAAKVEDAERAGRAAELALAKATADHAGVEADWRVAQSEIAQAEARLERLDGEARRIAEQQEALTGESDPEREVADAQAAVVSAQDKLFSLRSELETERARKDALTEARDAAAASLSTARAELAGVEREFQALDRDRQARERQKSNKHGLPAALDRVSAEPGFERALAAALGRDAKSPLGSPDGKAEGRFWTGSATPSPVTDSLAKHLRDCPPELQARLALVHVVEADDGRTLSPGEWLVSKDGLLRRWDGFVARGEGAAEAARLERDNRLAELEKHLPDLRAASEKAEATQREAHDALAALQTDLVARERALAEAADAERQALRTLDQTEARRDRLATRREEQAAALADQAGQREAAEAELAGARAKLTELPDPETGRAALDAARARHEAARESVQAANAALAAHDQSLAVLRERVAAQRSDIKGWQARAGDAASRLAGMAARFEEIAEERAVIAAKPEGLMKEIEGGEAVRKRLGEELAKAEEAVRASESEAREAEAALSDLNEALSATREQRATLSARAENEEQRREEMARISGERFQAPPSMLPGRFDFDEDAVKNSGLESEEMDRLTASRERIGPVNLVAADELARIEQEHGSSAEEQAELAEAVSRLRGSIGNLNREGRERLRAAFEEVDGHFRELFSRLFEGGQAHLAMIDSDDPLEAGLEIYAQPPGKRLQSLSLLSGGEQALTATALIFALFLTNPAPICVLDEVDAPLDDANIERFCDLLDSMVRETRTRYLIVTHNAVTMSRMHRLFGVTMVEKGISRLVSVDLGEAEALAAE from the coding sequence ATGGAGTTCCGCAAGCTCAGGCTGAGCGGCTTCAAGAGCTTCGTCGAGCCTTCCGAACTGCGCATAGAACCGGGGCTGACGGGTGTCGTCGGCCCGAATGGCTGCGGCAAGTCCAACCTGCTGGAAGCCATTCGCTGGGTGATGGGCGAGAACTCGCCCAAATCCATGCGATCGGGCGGGATGGAGGACGTCATCTTCGCGGGCACGGCCGGCCGACCGCCGCGCGATTTTGCCGAAGTGGTGCTACATGCGAAAGACGATAAGGGCGAACCGCTCGACGTCACGCGCCGGATCGAGCGCGGCGCGGGCAGCGCCTATCGCTTGAACGGCAGCGACGTGCGGGCGAAGGACATATCGCTTATCTTCGCCGATGCGGCCACCGGCGCGCATTCACCCGCTCTCGTCAGCCAGGGAAAGATCGCGCAGGTAATCGCCGCCAAGCCGACCGAGCGGCGAATGATGCTGGAAGAGGCTGCGGGAATTGCGGGCCTCCACGTCCGCCGCCGCGACGCGGAATCGAAATTGCGCAGCACGGAAAAGAACCTCGAACGGCTCGAGGATCTGATGGCCGGGCTCGACACGCAGATGGCCTCGCTCAAGCGGCAGGCTAAGCAGGCCGAACGGTACAAGAAACTGACCGACGACATCCGCATGGCGGAGGCGCGGCTGCTGTTTGCGCGCTGGCGCGATGCCGCATCTGCGGCGGAAGCAGCGCGCGCCCAAGCCAAGGAAGCGGACGAGAAGGTCGCGGGCGCGCAGCAAACCGCAAAGGCGGCGCAGGCCGCACAGCACAAGCTTGCCGCGCGGCTCGCCGAACTGCGCGACGAACTTGCCGATCGCCGCGACGATGCAAGCGCGCATGGCCACCGCATGGCCGCTCTTGCCAGCCAGCTGGAAGCGGCAGAGCAGCGGCTGAAGGATCTCGACCGGCAGAAGGAACGGCTGGAAGAGGATCGCTTCGAGGCCGACCGCATGACGCAGGATGCGGCGAAGGCGCTGAAGCAGCTGGAAGCTGCGCTCGCCGAGGGCGAGAAGGTGCTGGAGGCGGATGAAGCCGCGCGCCCCGATCTGGCAGCAAAGGTGGAGGACGCGGAGCGCGCGGGTCGCGCGGCGGAACTGGCACTGGCAAAAGCGACGGCGGATCACGCGGGCGTCGAAGCGGATTGGCGCGTGGCACAATCCGAAATAGCCCAGGCCGAGGCGCGGCTGGAACGGCTCGACGGTGAAGCCCGGCGCATCGCCGAACAGCAGGAGGCGCTGACTGGCGAAAGCGATCCCGAAAGGGAAGTGGCTGACGCGCAGGCTGCCGTTGTTTCGGCGCAGGACAAGTTGTTCAGCCTGCGGAGCGAGCTCGAAACGGAACGCGCACGGAAGGACGCGCTGACCGAGGCCCGCGATGCGGCGGCGGCGTCGCTATCGACTGCCCGAGCCGAACTGGCTGGCGTGGAGCGTGAATTTCAGGCGCTCGACCGCGATCGGCAGGCGCGCGAGCGGCAGAAGTCCAACAAGCACGGCTTGCCCGCCGCGCTCGATCGGGTCTCGGCGGAACCGGGCTTTGAGCGGGCGCTCGCTGCCGCGCTGGGCCGCGATGCCAAATCGCCACTTGGCTCGCCCGATGGGAAGGCTGAAGGACGTTTCTGGACCGGGTCTGCCACGCCCTCGCCCGTCACGGACAGTCTGGCGAAGCATTTGCGCGATTGCCCGCCGGAATTACAGGCGCGCCTCGCCCTGGTGCACGTCGTTGAGGCAGACGATGGCCGCACCCTTTCACCTGGCGAATGGCTCGTCAGCAAGGACGGTCTGTTGCGCCGCTGGGACGGTTTCGTCGCGCGCGGCGAAGGCGCTGCGGAAGCGGCGCGGCTGGAGCGTGACAACCGCCTTGCCGAGCTGGAGAAGCACCTTCCCGATCTGCGAGCCGCCTCGGAAAAAGCCGAGGCCACGCAGCGTGAGGCGCACGATGCGCTTGCCGCGCTCCAGACCGATCTGGTCGCGCGCGAGCGGGCGCTGGCCGAGGCCGCCGATGCGGAGCGGCAGGCCTTGCGGACACTCGATCAGACCGAAGCACGGCGCGATCGCCTCGCCACACGCCGTGAAGAGCAAGCAGCCGCGCTGGCCGATCAGGCCGGACAGCGCGAGGCCGCCGAAGCGGAGCTCGCCGGGGCCAGGGCGAAGCTGACCGAGCTGCCCGATCCCGAAACGGGCCGCGCCGCGCTCGATGCCGCACGCGCCAGGCATGAAGCCGCGCGCGAGAGCGTCCAGGCCGCCAATGCCGCGCTCGCCGCGCATGACCAGTCGCTCGCCGTGCTGCGCGAGCGGGTGGCGGCGCAGCGGTCGGATATCAAGGGCTGGCAGGCGCGCGCGGGCGATGCCGCCAGTCGCCTTGCCGGCATGGCCGCCCGCTTCGAGGAAATCGCCGAGGAGCGTGCCGTCATCGCGGCCAAGCCCGAAGGGCTGATGAAAGAGATCGAAGGCGGCGAGGCAGTGCGCAAGCGGCTGGGCGAAGAGCTCGCCAAGGCCGAAGAGGCCGTGCGCGCGTCCGAAAGCGAAGCACGCGAGGCCGAAGCCGCACTGTCGGATCTGAACGAGGCGCTGTCCGCCACGCGAGAGCAGCGCGCCACGCTTTCCGCGCGCGCCGAGAACGAGGAGCAGCGCCGCGAGGAAATGGCGCGGATTTCCGGCGAGCGATTCCAGGCGCCCCCCTCGATGCTCCCAGGCCGGTTCGACTTCGATGAGGACGCGGTGAAGAATTCCGGGCTCGAGAGCGAAGAGATGGACCGGCTCACCGCCAGTCGCGAGCGCATCGGGCCGGTAAATCTCGTCGCAGCGGACGAGTTGGCGCGGATCGAGCAGGAGCACGGCAGCAGCGCCGAGGAACAGGCCGAACTGGCCGAAGCGGTCAGCAGGCTGCGCGGCAGCATCGGCAATCTCAACCGCGAAGGCCGCGAACGGCTTCGCGCCGCGTTCGAGGAAGTCGACGGCCACTTTCGAGAGTTGTTCAGCCGCCTTTTCGAAGGCGGACAGGCGCATCTCGCAATGATCGATTCCGACGATCCGCTGGAAGCGGGACTTGAGATCTATGCGCAGCCGCCGGGCAAGCGCCTGCAATCGCTCAGCCTGTTATCGGGGGGCGAACAGGCGCTAACCGCAACGGCATTGATATTTGCGTTATTCCTAACCAATCCAGCTCCTATTTGCGTGCTGGACGAGGTCGACGCGCCACTCGACGATGCCAATATCGAGCGTTTCTGCGACCTTCTCGACAGCATGGTTCGCGAAACCAGGACGCGTTACCTCATCGTCACCCACAACGCCGTCACCATGAGCCGGATGCATCGCCTGTTCGGCGTGACGATGGTCGAAAAAGGCATCTCGCGTCTCGTCAGCGTGGACCTTGGCGAAGCGGAAGCTTTGGCGGCGGAATAG
- a CDS encoding DUF721 domain-containing protein, giving the protein MERDDKPKSGKTPRAPAKDGAKGKAKPYRRPRGGPAKPVAELVPQIGRAAFRRFGFVQSSVVTRWPEIVGPHHAKVCTPESIRFPPGEKSDGIMQLVVAPAHAPLIQHVIPEIMERVNRFFGYKAVAKVKIRQGAVKPPPAGEKRAAPPSLKPIPMDLGEGLRDIGDPELRAVLESLARSVANKEEET; this is encoded by the coding sequence ATGGAACGCGACGACAAACCGAAATCGGGGAAGACCCCGCGTGCGCCTGCGAAAGACGGCGCGAAGGGCAAGGCAAAGCCTTACCGCCGCCCGCGTGGCGGCCCGGCAAAGCCCGTCGCCGAGCTGGTCCCGCAGATCGGGCGCGCAGCCTTTCGCCGGTTCGGCTTCGTTCAGTCCAGCGTCGTCACCCGCTGGCCGGAGATCGTCGGGCCGCATCATGCCAAGGTCTGCACGCCCGAAAGCATCCGTTTTCCGCCCGGCGAAAAAAGCGACGGCATCATGCAGCTCGTCGTCGCGCCCGCCCATGCGCCGCTGATCCAGCATGTGATCCCGGAAATCATGGAGCGGGTGAACCGCTTTTTCGGCTACAAGGCGGTGGCGAAGGTCAAGATCCGGCAAGGCGCGGTTAAGCCGCCTCCTGCTGGAGAAAAACGCGCCGCGCCCCCTTCTCTCAAGCCCATCCCGATGGACCTTGGCGAAGGCTTGCGCGATATCGGAGACCCGGAACTGCGCGCGGTGCTGGAATCGCTCGCCCGCAGTGTGGCGAACAAAGAGGAAGAAACCTAG
- a CDS encoding thioredoxin domain-containing protein: protein MNASRRIALALIAAPLSLGLAACNGDAEGGEVAEGEALDPIAAPEGQQWTDLVQATDEEGYLLGNPDAPIKLIEYGSFTCGACASFVQNGVDELKEDYVNTGLVSFELRNFDRNGIDTTISSIVRCGPDEIFHPLADQVWTNFDTVMTGVQSAQLEGVENLPENQRWVAVASETGLLDFFASRGISRNQAATCLADADAVQGLSERTNTTADELGVTGTPTFFVNGNRVDGTTWDVLEPVLQRAGARSE, encoded by the coding sequence ATGAACGCCTCACGCCGTATCGCCCTCGCCCTTATCGCCGCCCCGCTCTCGCTGGGCCTGGCCGCCTGCAATGGCGATGCCGAAGGTGGAGAGGTTGCCGAAGGCGAAGCGCTCGATCCGATCGCTGCACCGGAGGGCCAGCAATGGACCGATTTGGTACAGGCAACGGACGAAGAGGGGTATCTGCTGGGCAATCCCGACGCGCCGATCAAGCTGATCGAATACGGCTCCTTCACTTGCGGTGCCTGTGCCAGCTTCGTTCAGAACGGCGTCGACGAGTTGAAGGAAGACTACGTCAATACCGGCCTCGTATCCTTCGAGCTGCGCAATTTCGATCGCAACGGAATCGATACCACGATCAGCAGCATCGTGCGCTGTGGGCCGGACGAGATCTTCCACCCGCTGGCGGATCAGGTCTGGACCAATTTCGACACGGTGATGACGGGCGTGCAGAGCGCGCAGCTCGAAGGGGTGGAGAACCTGCCCGAAAACCAGCGCTGGGTCGCCGTGGCGAGCGAGACAGGGCTGCTCGACTTCTTCGCCTCGCGCGGGATCAGTCGCAACCAGGCCGCCACCTGCCTTGCCGATGCGGATGCCGTCCAGGGTTTGAGCGAGCGCACCAACACCACGGCGGATGAGCTCGGCGTAACGGGTACGCCGACTTTCTTTGTCAATGGCAATCGGGTGGACGGAACCACCTGGGACGTTCTCGAACCCGTGCTCCAGCGCGCCGGCGCCCGGAGCGAGTAA
- the soxR gene encoding redox-sensitive transcriptional activator SoxR: MAAPSLITIGHLAKRTGVAVSALRFYEEKGLLDPIRTAGNQRRYLRGDIRRVSFILIAQKLGLGLGEIEAHLANLPHGRNPTVADWQKISRAMRAQIDARINLLTRTRSQLDQCIGCGCLSLTKCQLYNKDDKLGLKGPGPRAVLD, from the coding sequence ATGGCCGCACCGAGTCTCATCACGATCGGTCATCTTGCCAAACGGACCGGCGTCGCCGTGTCGGCATTGCGTTTCTACGAGGAGAAGGGGCTGCTCGATCCGATCCGCACGGCAGGGAACCAGCGACGATATCTGCGGGGCGATATCCGCAGGGTCAGCTTTATCCTCATCGCGCAAAAACTTGGACTGGGGCTGGGAGAGATCGAGGCGCATCTGGCGAACCTGCCGCATGGCCGCAATCCGACCGTTGCCGACTGGCAGAAGATCAGTCGCGCCATGCGCGCGCAGATCGACGCGCGCATCAACCTGCTCACGCGGACGCGCAGTCAGCTGGACCAGTGCATTGGCTGCGGCTGCCTCAGCCTGACCAAATGCCAACTCTACAACAAGGACGACAAGCTGGGCCTGAAAGGCCCAGGCCCGCGCGCGGTGCTGGATTAA
- a CDS encoding DsbA family protein has translation MIRMALALLAAIAMPAIPAAAQNWNATFSATDGGGHRVGNPDADTQLIVFSSYTCPHCATFERDSEAELRYFLVHEGRAALEMRHMIRNIVDVAAALATECGPEDKFFANHRTMLASQEDWLARGRDVSPQRQQRWNGGDFGQRMRAIAGDLGWYDIMERRGYLRSELDACLSDRAAADAIVAASQAGAAQYNVPGTPSFVLNGQLIDGVHNWLALRPLLTNLPAETVLEGG, from the coding sequence ATGATCCGCATGGCCCTGGCCCTGCTTGCCGCCATAGCAATGCCCGCGATCCCTGCGGCAGCGCAGAACTGGAACGCGACTTTCTCCGCGACCGATGGCGGCGGCCACCGCGTTGGCAATCCGGATGCCGATACCCAGCTTATCGTGTTCAGTAGCTACACCTGCCCGCACTGCGCCACGTTCGAGCGCGATAGCGAGGCGGAGCTGCGCTATTTCCTCGTCCATGAGGGGCGCGCCGCGCTGGAAATGCGCCACATGATTCGCAATATCGTGGACGTTGCCGCCGCGCTGGCGACCGAATGCGGGCCGGAAGACAAATTCTTCGCCAATCATCGCACCATGCTGGCCTCGCAGGAGGACTGGCTGGCGCGCGGCCGAGACGTCTCTCCGCAGCGGCAGCAGCGCTGGAATGGCGGCGATTTCGGACAGCGGATGCGCGCGATCGCAGGCGACCTCGGCTGGTACGACATCATGGAGCGGCGCGGCTATTTGCGCAGCGAGCTCGATGCGTGCCTGTCCGATCGGGCAGCGGCGGATGCCATCGTCGCGGCCTCTCAAGCGGGCGCGGCGCAGTACAATGTGCCCGGCACACCCAGCTTCGTCCTGAACGGACAGCTGATCGACGGAGTGCACAATTGGCTCGCCCTGCGTCCTTTGCTGACCAATTTGCCTGCCGAAACCGTCTTGGAAGGCGGCTAG
- a CDS encoding 16S rRNA (uracil(1498)-N(3))-methyltransferase, giving the protein MPATPAWPPRSAPRLFVEDELAAERTIAVEGNQANYLARVMRVGEGDAVILCDDISGEWTARVAEVGKRRVDLRVEQRLREREAVPDLWLCPALLKKDRFDLVLEKATELGAARIQPVLTRRCVADKLNPDRARSIVTEAAEQCARTALPKLGEVTRLDALLRDWPKDRTLFFADEQGGEAAAGAFPEAGEPAALLIGPEGGFDDSERAAIRALPQARAITLGPRILRGETAAMAAMALWMGVAGDWAKRA; this is encoded by the coding sequence ATGCCCGCCACGCCAGCCTGGCCTCCTCGCTCCGCGCCGCGCCTATTCGTCGAGGACGAACTTGCCGCGGAGCGCACCATCGCCGTGGAGGGCAACCAGGCCAATTACCTCGCCCGCGTGATGCGCGTGGGTGAGGGGGACGCGGTCATTCTGTGCGACGACATTAGCGGTGAATGGACGGCACGGGTGGCCGAGGTCGGCAAGCGGCGCGTCGATTTGCGAGTCGAGCAGCGTTTGCGGGAGCGCGAAGCGGTGCCCGATTTGTGGCTTTGCCCGGCACTGCTGAAGAAAGATCGCTTCGATCTCGTGCTTGAGAAAGCGACAGAGCTGGGGGCCGCGCGCATTCAGCCCGTGCTGACCCGGCGCTGCGTTGCGGACAAGCTCAATCCCGATCGCGCGCGCAGCATCGTCACCGAAGCGGCCGAGCAATGCGCCCGCACCGCATTGCCGAAGCTTGGCGAGGTGACCAGGCTCGACGCGCTGCTGCGGGACTGGCCGAAGGACCGCACGCTCTTCTTCGCCGACGAGCAGGGCGGCGAGGCTGCCGCAGGAGCATTCCCCGAAGCGGGAGAGCCAGCCGCGCTACTGATCGGCCCGGAAGGCGGCTTCGACGATAGCGAGCGCGCCGCTATCCGCGCTTTGCCGCAGGCCCGCGCCATCACGCTCGGCCCGCGTATCCTTCGCGGAGAGACAGCCGCCATGGCCGCGATGGCTCTCTGGATGGGTGTCGCAGGGGACTGGGCGAAGCGCGCTTAG
- the ubiA gene encoding 4-hydroxybenzoate octaprenyltransferase: protein MTAETITPDSQHKSLAERLPQPLRDYALLGRFDRPIGWWLLFWPCAWGVWLTGAGFQWALIGWLLLGAIAMRAAGCVYNDIVDADLDRRVARTAARPIASGRVSKRAAWGWLVTLCLIGLVVLLQLRLTAQLVALGSLAMVTAYPFMKRITWWPQAWLGLVFNWGVLVGWTALRADNLGAMLALYAGAVFWTVGYDTIYALQDREDDALVGIKSSALRLGGRVKAGVAMFYALAIGLWAFAFWLLRSDVVALLALAPAALHLFWQVATLDIADPDNPLARFRSNRLAGALVAAACFVVGNAGG, encoded by the coding sequence GTGACCGCCGAGACAATCACGCCCGACAGCCAGCATAAGTCGCTCGCCGAGCGCCTGCCGCAGCCGCTGCGCGATTATGCCTTGCTGGGTCGCTTCGATCGACCGATCGGCTGGTGGCTGCTTTTCTGGCCATGCGCATGGGGTGTGTGGCTGACCGGCGCGGGCTTTCAGTGGGCGCTGATCGGATGGCTCCTTCTGGGTGCCATCGCCATGCGCGCTGCGGGATGCGTCTATAACGATATCGTCGATGCCGATCTGGATCGAAGGGTGGCCCGCACCGCCGCCCGGCCTATCGCCAGCGGTCGAGTAAGCAAGCGGGCGGCGTGGGGCTGGTTGGTGACGCTGTGCCTGATTGGTCTCGTCGTCTTGCTTCAGCTGCGGCTGACGGCACAGCTTGTGGCACTCGGCAGTCTCGCGATGGTTACCGCCTATCCCTTCATGAAGCGGATCACGTGGTGGCCGCAGGCGTGGCTGGGGCTCGTCTTCAACTGGGGCGTGCTCGTCGGCTGGACGGCGCTGCGGGCCGACAATCTCGGGGCCATGCTGGCGCTTTATGCCGGCGCGGTGTTCTGGACCGTCGGTTACGACACCATCTACGCGCTGCAGGACCGGGAAGATGACGCGCTGGTCGGCATAAAGAGTTCGGCCTTGCGGTTGGGCGGCAGGGTCAAGGCTGGCGTTGCGATGTTCTACGCGCTGGCGATAGGCCTTTGGGCATTCGCTTTCTGGCTGTTGCGGAGCGATGTGGTGGCACTGCTGGCTCTTGCTCCCGCCGCGCTGCACCTGTTCTGGCAGGTGGCGACGCTCGATATTGCGGACCCGGACAATCCGCTTGCCCGGTTTCGCTCAAATCGCCTG
- a CDS encoding glutamate--cysteine ligase produces the protein MSTRTTSSGEEPRIQSRDQLVEPMQKGEKPKSDWRIGTEHEKLVYKTTDHRAPSYGEDGGIRDILMSMRCFGWEPVEEAGPDGKVDVIAMSGADGTISLEPAGQLELSGAAVETLHQTCAETGRHLTQVKSVGEDCKIGFLGLGMWPDKTRNDLPVMPKQRYAIMMRHMPTVGNLGLDMMLRTCTIQVNLDYSSEADMAKKFRTGLALQPLATALFANSPFTEGKPNGFLSYRSHIWTDTDPHRTGMLPFVFEDDFGYERWVDYMLDVPMYFVFRDGKYIDAAGQSFRDFLRGELPALPGELPTQSDWWDHLSTAFPEVRLKSFLEMRGADGGPWNRICALPAFWVGLLYDNAALDAAWDLVKDWSMEEREALRNAVPKQALGAPIPGGRTLRDLASEVLDIAHAGLAARARLNSMGDNETGFLGPLRRIVESGKVPAQVLLDKFHGEWGGDISRIYKESF, from the coding sequence ATGAGCACACGCACCACATCCTCCGGCGAGGAACCCCGCATCCAAAGTCGCGACCAATTGGTCGAACCGATGCAGAAGGGCGAGAAACCCAAGAGCGATTGGCGCATCGGCACCGAGCATGAAAAGCTCGTCTACAAGACCACTGACCACCGCGCCCCCTCCTATGGCGAGGATGGCGGCATCCGCGATATCCTGATGTCCATGCGCTGTTTCGGCTGGGAGCCGGTCGAGGAGGCCGGACCGGACGGCAAAGTGGACGTCATCGCCATGTCGGGGGCCGACGGAACGATCAGCCTCGAACCGGCTGGCCAGCTGGAACTGTCGGGTGCGGCGGTGGAAACGCTCCATCAGACCTGCGCCGAAACCGGTCGCCACCTCACACAGGTCAAAAGCGTCGGAGAAGACTGCAAGATCGGCTTTCTGGGCCTGGGCATGTGGCCGGACAAGACACGCAACGATCTGCCGGTCATGCCGAAACAGCGCTACGCCATCATGATGCGGCACATGCCCACGGTCGGCAATCTCGGGCTCGACATGATGCTGCGAACCTGTACCATTCAGGTTAATCTGGATTACAGTTCAGAGGCCGATATGGCGAAAAAGTTCCGCACGGGCCTGGCTCTGCAGCCCTTGGCGACGGCGCTTTTCGCCAATTCGCCATTCACCGAAGGCAAGCCCAACGGCTTTCTTTCCTATCGCAGTCATATCTGGACCGATACCGATCCGCATCGCACGGGCATGCTGCCTTTCGTGTTCGAGGATGATTTTGGCTACGAACGCTGGGTCGATTACATGCTCGACGTGCCGATGTATTTCGTCTTCCGCGACGGCAAATATATCGACGCTGCCGGCCAGAGTTTCCGCGATTTCCTTCGAGGGGAGCTTCCCGCGCTGCCGGGCGAGCTGCCTACGCAAAGCGACTGGTGGGATCATCTTTCCACCGCCTTTCCGGAAGTGCGCCTGAAGAGCTTTCTCGAAATGCGCGGCGCCGACGGTGGTCCGTGGAATCGCATCTGCGCGCTGCCCGCATTCTGGGTCGGCCTGCTTTATGACAATGCCGCGCTCGATGCCGCCTGGGATCTGGTCAAGGACTGGTCGATGGAAGAGCGCGAGGCGCTGCGCAATGCCGTGCCGAAACAAGCGCTGGGCGCGCCGATCCCGGGTGGCCGCACGCTGCGCGATCTGGCGAGCGAAGTGCTCGACATCGCCCATGCCGGGCTGGCAGCGCGAGCGCGCCTCAATTCGATGGGCGACAACGAAACCGGCTTTCTCGGCCCGCTCCGCCGCATCGTCGAAAGCGGCAAAGTCCCTGCACAAGTGCTGCTCGACAAGTTTCACGGCGAATGGGGCGGCGATATCTCGCGCATTTACAAAGAGAGCTTTTAA
- a CDS encoding A/G-specific adenine glycosylase has protein sequence MSATVSDLLLDWYDSHARALPWRAPPGASPTDAYRVWLSEVMLQQTTVAAVKPYFTKFTEIWPDVQALAAAPEDEVMAAWAGLGYYSRARNLVKAARAVAEMGGFPETEAELRKLPGLGEYTAAAVAAIAFGQRAVVVDANVERVVARLFAIEQPLPGARKAIREKADAITPDKRAGDFAQAMMDLGSSICTARDAKCLLCPLASKCEGRASGDPLRLPVKAKKKAKPQRSGTAFWIERDGAVWLIKRPGKGMLAGMRALPDDGWSARKDGDGEAPVEGAWKAAGVVRHGFTHADLELGVAVYAGDSKPQGTGEWWPLDRLDDAGLPTLFAKAARLVLAAR, from the coding sequence GTGTCCGCCACCGTCTCAGACCTGCTTCTCGACTGGTATGACAGCCACGCCCGCGCGCTGCCTTGGCGTGCGCCGCCCGGTGCTTCGCCGACGGATGCCTATCGCGTCTGGCTGTCCGAAGTGATGCTGCAACAGACGACGGTTGCGGCGGTGAAACCGTATTTCACCAAGTTCACCGAAATCTGGCCCGATGTGCAGGCGCTCGCCGCCGCGCCGGAGGACGAGGTGATGGCCGCATGGGCGGGCCTCGGCTACTATTCGCGTGCTCGCAATCTGGTGAAAGCCGCGCGGGCGGTGGCCGAAATGGGTGGCTTTCCCGAAACGGAGGCGGAGCTCCGCAAGCTGCCGGGGCTGGGCGAGTATACCGCTGCCGCTGTCGCCGCGATTGCGTTCGGCCAGCGCGCTGTGGTGGTCGATGCCAATGTCGAGCGAGTGGTCGCTCGGCTGTTCGCCATTGAGCAACCACTGCCCGGTGCGCGCAAGGCGATCCGCGAAAAAGCCGATGCGATCACGCCGGATAAACGCGCGGGCGATTTCGCGCAGGCGATGATGGACCTAGGCTCGAGCATCTGCACCGCGCGAGATGCGAAATGCCTGCTATGTCCGCTGGCGTCGAAATGCGAAGGGCGGGCGAGCGGGGATCCATTGCGGCTGCCGGTAAAGGCGAAAAAAAAGGCGAAGCCGCAGCGCAGCGGCACTGCCTTCTGGATAGAGCGGGATGGCGCGGTTTGGCTGATCAAACGGCCCGGCAAGGGGATGCTCGCGGGCATGCGCGCGCTGCCCGACGACGGCTGGAGCGCGCGCAAGGATGGCGACGGCGAAGCGCCGGTCGAAGGCGCCTGGAAAGCAGCGGGCGTGGTGCGCCACGGCTTCACCCATGCCGATCTCGAACTCGGCGTTGCTGTCTATGCGGGCGATTCCAAGCCGCAGGGCACGGGCGAATGGTGGCCGCTCGACCGGCTCGACGATGCGGGCCTGCCGACCCTTTTCGCCAAGGCGGCGCGGCTGGTGCTCGCCGCTAGATGA